The Aminithiophilus ramosus genome contains a region encoding:
- a CDS encoding aminotransferase class V-fold PLP-dependent enzyme, translated as MSVYMNNAATTWPKPEPVARAMYDFLASGGANLARGSASRRDLETMDLVGDVRERLARFFGGHEKGDPRYVTFSLNVTEALNVIFRGFLRPGMAVVTTSMEHNAVVRPLRRLEEEGTSLTILPCDPRGRLDPSLLRERLREGADLFVLSHASNLCGTVQDLEAVAEICRDASVPLVVDAAQTAGLLPLDAAALDVAALCFTGHKGLMGPQGTGGIVWRPDFARACRPLVDGGTGSRSHEERQPDMLPDKFESGTPNLPGLAGLRAALIWLEKEGVASIRRHEEVLGSRLLEGLRALPGATLYGLEGTEGRLPVFALNLASMDNGTLAAELTDRWEIESRPGLHCAPLAHRTLGSFPQGALRLSPGYFTEEAEIDLCLEGLSELAR; from the coding sequence TTGTCGGTCTACATGAACAACGCCGCCACGACGTGGCCCAAGCCGGAGCCCGTGGCGCGGGCCATGTACGATTTTCTCGCCTCGGGAGGCGCCAATCTGGCCCGGGGGTCGGCCTCGAGGCGCGACCTGGAGACGATGGATCTCGTCGGCGACGTCCGGGAGCGTCTGGCCCGGTTTTTCGGCGGCCACGAAAAGGGCGACCCCCGCTACGTCACCTTCTCCCTCAACGTGACGGAGGCCCTCAACGTCATCTTCCGGGGCTTCCTGCGGCCGGGGATGGCCGTCGTCACCACGTCGATGGAGCACAACGCCGTCGTCCGCCCCCTGCGCCGCCTCGAGGAGGAAGGGACGTCCCTGACGATCCTTCCCTGCGACCCGAGGGGCCGCCTCGACCCGTCGCTTCTGAGGGAGCGCCTCCGCGAGGGGGCCGACCTCTTCGTCCTCTCCCATGCCAGCAACCTCTGCGGGACCGTCCAGGACCTGGAGGCCGTCGCCGAGATCTGCCGCGACGCCTCGGTCCCCCTCGTCGTCGACGCGGCCCAGACGGCAGGTCTCCTTCCCCTCGACGCGGCGGCCCTCGACGTGGCGGCCCTCTGTTTCACGGGTCACAAGGGACTCATGGGTCCCCAGGGAACGGGAGGCATCGTCTGGCGTCCCGATTTCGCCCGGGCCTGTCGTCCCCTCGTCGACGGAGGGACGGGAAGCCGCTCCCACGAGGAGCGCCAGCCCGACATGCTTCCCGACAAGTTCGAATCGGGAACGCCCAACCTTCCGGGCCTGGCCGGCCTGCGGGCGGCCCTGATCTGGCTGGAAAAAGAGGGAGTGGCCTCGATCAGGAGGCACGAGGAGGTCCTCGGCTCCCGTCTTCTCGAGGGGCTCCGGGCCCTTCCCGGTGCGACTCTCTACGGCCTTGAGGGGACGGAGGGGAGACTGCCCGTCTTCGCCCTCAACCTGGCCTCCATGGACAACGGTACCCTGGCCGCGGAGCTGACCGATCGATGGGAGATCGAGAGCCGCCCCGGCCTCCACTGCGCCCCCCTGGCTCACAGGACCCTGGGCAGCTTCCCTCAAGGGGCGCTGCGCCTCTCGCCGGGCTACTTCACCGAAGAGGCCGAGATCGATCTCTGCCTCGAGGGACTGAGCGAACTGGCCCGGTAG
- the arsM gene encoding arsenite methyltransferase — MSDIREEVRRKYTDAIRRQSASCCCGKDCGSDPVTEGNYDRQELAERLDGLEIPSFGCGNPTALAAIEEGETVLDLGSGAGLDVFLASLQVGPSGHVYGLDMTEAMLEEAEKNRRRAGMENVSFIRGEMEAIPLPDGSVDRVLSNCVVNLSPDKDQVLREIFRVLRRGGRMALSDIVLLRPLPPSVQASVAAWTGCIAGALPVDVFRAKIDAVPFDDVTITLTKIYAFSDDEAAELFPDLSEEDRRLASGTVASAFISAVKGL, encoded by the coding sequence ATGAGCGACATCCGAGAAGAGGTCCGACGGAAGTACACCGACGCCATCAGGCGTCAGAGCGCGTCCTGCTGCTGCGGAAAAGACTGCGGAAGCGATCCCGTCACCGAAGGCAACTACGATCGGCAGGAGCTGGCCGAACGTCTCGACGGCCTGGAGATCCCCTCCTTCGGCTGCGGCAACCCCACGGCCCTGGCCGCTATCGAAGAGGGCGAGACGGTCCTCGACCTCGGCAGCGGCGCCGGCCTCGACGTCTTTCTCGCCTCTCTCCAGGTGGGGCCTTCGGGCCACGTCTACGGCCTGGACATGACGGAGGCCATGCTCGAAGAGGCCGAGAAAAACCGCCGCAGGGCCGGGATGGAGAACGTCTCCTTCATCCGAGGCGAGATGGAGGCCATTCCCCTCCCCGACGGGAGCGTCGATCGGGTCCTCTCCAACTGCGTCGTCAACCTCTCTCCCGACAAGGACCAGGTCCTTCGGGAGATTTTCCGCGTCCTCCGCAGGGGAGGGCGCATGGCCCTTTCCGACATCGTCCTCCTCCGGCCTCTGCCCCCGTCCGTCCAGGCCAGCGTGGCGGCCTGGACGGGCTGCATCGCCGGAGCCCTTCCCGTCGACGTCTTCCGGGCCAAGATCGACGCGGTCCCCTTCGACGACGTGACGATCACCCTCACCAAGATCTACGCCTTCAGCGACGACGAGGCGGCCGAACTCTTCCCCGACCTCTCGGAGGAGGACCGCCGCCTGGCAAGCGGAACCGTCGCAAGCGCCTTCATCTCCGCCGTCAAGGGTCTCTGA
- a CDS encoding TetR/AcrR family transcriptional regulator gives MAAARDGEGTRRKILGAAEELFAERGFDGTTIREVAERSGLSGPLILFHFQTKEGLYEAVKDDIVRRWQANLDGSPLPKGGAGAFVDVMIEAAFAFYRDNPTMVRIANWGRLAGDDAPWGGEEEIHRWYRTSLVEAQRRKEIRDDISPLAITALISGAVHVWWEFRGHMEEHVRQGSYEPLSDDAYLDQITAVIRRGLAPLGGEKEKEA, from the coding sequence ATGGCGGCGGCACGGGACGGAGAGGGAACGAGGCGGAAGATTCTCGGAGCGGCCGAGGAGCTTTTCGCCGAGAGGGGCTTCGACGGGACGACGATCCGCGAGGTGGCCGAGCGGAGCGGCCTTTCGGGACCTCTGATTCTTTTTCACTTCCAGACCAAGGAGGGGCTCTACGAGGCGGTGAAAGACGACATCGTGAGGCGCTGGCAGGCCAACCTGGACGGGTCCCCCCTACCGAAAGGGGGGGCCGGGGCCTTCGTCGACGTCATGATCGAAGCGGCCTTCGCCTTCTACCGGGACAATCCGACGATGGTCAGGATCGCCAACTGGGGACGCCTGGCCGGAGACGACGCCCCCTGGGGCGGAGAAGAGGAGATCCACCGCTGGTACCGGACCTCTCTCGTCGAGGCCCAGAGGCGGAAAGAGATCCGAGACGACATCTCCCCCCTGGCCATAACGGCCCTGATCAGCGGCGCCGTCCACGTCTGGTGGGAGTTTCGGGGCCACATGGAGGAACATGTCCGCCAGGGAAGTTACGAGCCCCTCTCCGACGACGCCTATCTGGACCAGATCACGGCCGTCATCAGGAGAGGCCTCGCCCCCCTGGGAGGAGAGAAAGAGAAGGAGGCCTGA
- a CDS encoding L-2-amino-thiazoline-4-carboxylic acid hydrolase, with translation MNATMVEETRRLYETRLRFLAACLEVEAERLLPRGEALNVTEKAWERFVALLPELPYIGGEDNPLTENLLGAAYEMGFYELLEERGLDVEAVAAVNRAALALYTRQKCPPEGRAAMREAFFRAPSGGPDGPRKAFDGDWAARRVEPGEEDGFDFGVDYSRCAIVDLYRSRGAQRFLPYLCANDYAVFEELGLCLERTETIGNGASRCDFRFRREGRPRHVERVDGLAEFSKRP, from the coding sequence ATGAACGCAACGATGGTGGAGGAAACGCGGCGCCTCTACGAGACGCGCCTCCGTTTCCTGGCGGCCTGCCTCGAAGTGGAGGCGGAGCGCCTCCTCCCTCGGGGAGAGGCCCTGAACGTGACGGAAAAGGCTTGGGAGCGCTTCGTCGCCCTCCTGCCCGAGCTGCCCTACATCGGCGGAGAGGACAATCCCCTCACGGAAAATCTTCTCGGCGCGGCCTACGAGATGGGCTTCTACGAACTCCTCGAAGAGCGGGGCCTCGACGTCGAGGCCGTGGCGGCCGTCAATCGGGCCGCCCTGGCCCTCTACACCCGACAGAAGTGCCCTCCGGAAGGGCGGGCCGCCATGAGGGAGGCCTTCTTCCGGGCCCCATCGGGTGGTCCCGACGGACCCCGAAAAGCCTTCGACGGCGATTGGGCCGCCCGAAGGGTCGAGCCCGGCGAGGAAGATGGCTTCGACTTCGGCGTCGACTACAGCCGCTGCGCCATCGTCGACCTCTACCGAAGCCGCGGCGCCCAACGGTTCCTTCCCTACCTCTGCGCCAACGACTATGCCGTTTTCGAGGAGCTGGGCCTCTGCCTCGAAAGGACGGAGACGATCGGCAACGGCGCCTCCCGCTGCGACTTCCGATTCCGGCGCGAGGGAAGGCCTCGCCACGTCGAGAGAGTCGACGGCCTGGCGGAATTCTCGAAAAGGCCCTGA
- a CDS encoding AzlC family ABC transporter permease — translation MTEAHFSGKDAASSRGALTDALRGARAVLPILVGIVPFAVVLGFIMKQTGLTSFESGFFSLSLIAGTSQVATVHLFGADAPFLVIVATAVMLNMRYAMYSLSLVPLLGHEPWWKRLLCAYVISDQSYAFTMAEVETTGGQMDVTAFLLGASLAIFLPWAAGISVGYHVGAVIPASLPLDFTLPLVFTALLAPQMKDRGRIGAAAVAAPAAVVLVPAVPLQLGFLAALLLGVAAGVLLDGKGRAS, via the coding sequence ATGACAGAAGCCCACTTCAGCGGTAAAGACGCCGCCTCGAGCCGCGGAGCCCTGACCGACGCCCTCCGGGGGGCCCGGGCCGTCCTTCCCATCCTCGTCGGGATCGTCCCCTTCGCCGTCGTCCTCGGCTTCATCATGAAGCAGACGGGGCTGACCTCCTTCGAGAGCGGCTTTTTCTCGCTCTCCCTCATCGCCGGAACGTCCCAGGTGGCGACGGTCCACCTCTTCGGCGCCGACGCGCCCTTTCTCGTCATCGTCGCCACGGCGGTGATGCTCAACATGCGTTACGCCATGTACAGCCTCTCCCTCGTCCCCCTCCTGGGGCACGAGCCCTGGTGGAAACGCCTTCTCTGCGCCTATGTCATCTCCGACCAGTCCTACGCCTTCACCATGGCCGAGGTGGAGACGACAGGGGGACAGATGGACGTGACGGCCTTTCTTCTGGGCGCCTCTTTGGCCATCTTCCTCCCCTGGGCGGCGGGCATTTCCGTCGGCTATCACGTCGGCGCCGTCATTCCCGCCTCGCTCCCCCTCGACTTCACTCTGCCCCTCGTCTTCACGGCCCTCCTGGCGCCTCAGATGAAAGACAGGGGAAGGATCGGGGCCGCCGCCGTGGCCGCCCCGGCCGCCGTCGTCCTCGTCCCCGCCGTGCCCCTTCAGCTGGGCTTCCTCGCCGCCCTTCTCCTGGGCGTCGCCGCCGGCGTCCTCCTCGACGGGAAAGGACGGGCCTCATGA
- a CDS encoding thioredoxin family protein: MKIQILGTGCAKCKKLAETAETAARELGLDYELVKVTEISDILDFGIMATPGLAVDGKVLSAGKVPTVEQVKTLLSGLDK, encoded by the coding sequence ATGAAGATACAGATCCTGGGAACGGGCTGCGCCAAGTGCAAGAAGCTGGCCGAGACGGCCGAGACGGCCGCCAGGGAGCTCGGCCTCGACTACGAGCTGGTCAAGGTGACGGAGATCAGCGATATCCTCGACTTCGGCATCATGGCCACGCCGGGGCTGGCCGTCGACGGCAAGGTCCTCTCGGCGGGAAAGGTGCCCACCGTCGAGCAGGTCAAGACCCTCCTGAGCGGCCTGGACAAATAA
- a CDS encoding ATP-binding cassette domain-containing protein, with product MEKDGTSPIGSLPETMLITLWAKAAETAREDGLFRDPKAVEIVRQIDYDFSVFDACWKSQLGVAVRSMILDRETRRFVDAHPEGAVVNLGAGLDSRLERIGAREIDWYDLDLPEGIEMRRRFFDETGRRRFIARSVFDFSWMDEIGAVKSPPLFIAEGLLMYFPEEQVRSLFVELARRFPRGEMLFEATAPFVVGRARWHDSLSKVGEGLEFLWGPDDPESVADWSEAIRFLGKWNYFDYARPRWRSMRLFRHIPPCDGPCPATSSTSASTTFPEKRGTNHEKAGHRQTPGDRRGKERPSGPLRWPGGPQRRLRPGALSVGLSHPGRTAGQGRGSKPDRRPSHDPLGLVALVGLVASLLFLYVGSMAAHVAAFRILYGLRVRLAEHVGRLPLGYLSSRDPGDMANMIMGDFALLEQALSHFVPQLAGALLMPLLALVGLFSLDPTMALAMFFALPLAVAVMAAATKLLRVLGRRHMKAKIGAANRLQEYLYGIRVVKAFNLTGSRFRRLERSFRELMNESIRLEGTIGPFVMAAVALLRTGLTVMILVGVHRLLGGRLDPFVFVTFLVVGSRVFDPLTLALINYAELRYAEQAGERILRLGREPVMAGTETPPESASVVVRDLSFGYGDVPVLRDLSAAFPQGSLTALVGPSGSGKSTLLKLIARFYDADSGQVLFGGRDVRELDPEALMGRVSMVFQDVYLFQDTVANNIRFGREDATDGEVIAAAKKARCHDFIRKLPKGYDSLVGEGGCTLSGGEKQRLSIARALIKDAPLVLLDEATASLDPENELEIQRAVDSLVAGRTVIVVAHRLKTVCRADSIVVLDEGRVVERGRHEELLARDGLYARLWKIQQESLGWSLAPAPESLPV from the coding sequence ATGGAAAAGGACGGGACATCCCCGATCGGGAGCCTGCCGGAGACGATGCTCATCACCCTCTGGGCCAAGGCCGCCGAGACGGCCCGAGAGGACGGACTTTTCAGGGACCCCAAGGCCGTCGAGATCGTGAGGCAGATCGACTACGACTTCTCCGTCTTCGACGCCTGCTGGAAGTCTCAGCTGGGCGTGGCCGTCCGGTCCATGATTCTGGACCGGGAGACGAGGCGCTTCGTCGACGCCCACCCCGAGGGGGCCGTCGTCAATCTCGGCGCCGGGCTCGATTCCCGCCTGGAGAGAATCGGAGCCAGGGAGATCGACTGGTACGATCTGGACCTTCCCGAGGGGATCGAGATGCGGCGACGGTTCTTCGACGAGACAGGGCGACGCCGTTTCATCGCCAGATCCGTCTTCGATTTCTCCTGGATGGACGAGATCGGCGCCGTCAAAAGCCCCCCGCTTTTCATCGCCGAAGGGCTCCTCATGTATTTCCCCGAGGAGCAGGTCCGATCCCTCTTCGTCGAGCTGGCCCGGCGCTTTCCCCGAGGGGAGATGCTCTTCGAGGCGACGGCGCCCTTCGTCGTCGGCAGGGCCCGATGGCACGACTCCCTCTCCAAGGTCGGAGAGGGCCTGGAGTTCCTCTGGGGACCCGACGATCCCGAGTCGGTCGCCGACTGGTCCGAGGCCATCCGCTTCCTCGGAAAATGGAACTACTTCGACTATGCCCGGCCCCGGTGGCGCTCGATGAGGCTCTTCCGCCACATCCCCCCCTGCGACGGGCCATGTCCTGCCACATCGTCCACATCGGCTTCGACGACCTTTCCCGAAAAGAGGGGGACAAACCATGAAAAAGCAGGCCATCGGCAGACTCCTGGAGATCGCCGGGGAAAAGAAAGGCCTTCTGGTCCTCTCCGGTGGCCTGGCGGCCCTCAGCGCCGCCTGCGCCCTGGCGCCCTATCTGTCGGTCTATCACATCCTGGCCGAACTGCTGGCCAAGGTAGAGGATCCAAGCCGGATCGACGGCCCTCTCATGACCCACTGGGCCTTGTCGCCCTCGTCGGTCTCGTCGCCTCTCTCCTCTTCCTCTACGTCGGCTCCATGGCCGCCCACGTCGCCGCCTTCCGCATCCTCTACGGGCTTAGGGTGAGGCTGGCCGAGCACGTCGGCCGCCTCCCCCTGGGCTACCTCTCCAGCCGCGATCCCGGCGACATGGCCAACATGATCATGGGCGACTTCGCCCTTCTGGAGCAGGCCCTCTCCCACTTCGTCCCCCAGCTGGCCGGAGCGCTCCTCATGCCCCTTCTGGCCCTCGTCGGCCTCTTTTCCCTCGATCCGACCATGGCCCTGGCCATGTTCTTCGCCCTCCCCCTGGCCGTCGCCGTCATGGCGGCGGCGACGAAGCTCCTCCGCGTCCTGGGACGGCGCCACATGAAGGCCAAGATCGGGGCCGCCAACCGCCTTCAGGAGTACCTGTACGGCATCCGCGTCGTCAAGGCCTTCAACCTGACGGGGAGTCGCTTCCGACGCCTCGAACGATCCTTCCGGGAACTGATGAACGAGAGCATCCGCCTCGAGGGGACGATCGGCCCCTTCGTCATGGCCGCCGTGGCCCTCCTGCGGACGGGACTGACGGTGATGATCCTCGTCGGCGTCCACCGCCTCCTGGGCGGCCGTCTCGATCCCTTCGTCTTCGTCACCTTCCTCGTCGTAGGCTCCCGCGTCTTCGACCCCCTCACTCTGGCTTTGATCAACTACGCCGAGCTGCGCTACGCCGAACAGGCCGGAGAGCGCATCCTCCGCCTCGGCCGGGAACCCGTCATGGCCGGTACGGAGACGCCCCCCGAGTCGGCCTCCGTCGTCGTCAGAGACCTTTCCTTCGGCTACGGCGACGTCCCCGTCCTCCGTGACCTGTCGGCGGCCTTCCCCCAGGGGAGCCTGACGGCCCTCGTCGGTCCCTCGGGCAGCGGGAAGAGCACCCTTCTCAAGCTCATCGCCCGCTTCTACGACGCCGACTCGGGTCAGGTCCTCTTCGGCGGCCGGGACGTGAGGGAGCTCGACCCCGAGGCCCTCATGGGGCGCGTCTCCATGGTCTTCCAGGACGTCTACCTCTTCCAGGACACGGTGGCCAACAACATCCGCTTCGGACGCGAGGACGCCACCGACGGGGAGGTCATCGCCGCGGCCAAGAAGGCCCGGTGTCACGACTTCATCAGGAAGCTGCCCAAAGGCTACGACAGCCTCGTCGGCGAGGGGGGCTGCACCCTCTCGGGAGGGGAGAAGCAGCGTCTCTCCATCGCCCGGGCCCTCATCAAGGACGCGCCCCTGGTCCTTCTCGACGAGGCCACGGCCTCTCTTGATCCGGAAAACGAACTGGAGATCCAGCGGGCCGTCGACAGCCTCGTCGCGGGACGGACGGTCATCGTCGTGGCCCATCGCCTGAAGACGGTCTGCCGGGCCGATTCCATCGTCGTTCTCGACGAGGGACGAGTCGTCGAGAGGGGGCGCCACGAGGAGCTCCTGGCCCGGGACGGCCTCTACGCCAGGCTCTGGAAGATCCAGCAGGAATCGCTTGGATGGAGCCTGGCCCCCGCGCCGGAGAGCCTGCCCGTCTGA
- a CDS encoding permease codes for MTETKKLLWIVGAFLAAYFLPVADPRVAKASFEALAMLHEYAREHVLLCLVPAFFIAGAISVFVSQQAVMKYLGAGAKKWVAYSVAAVSGTILAVCSCTVLPLFAGIYKRGAGLGPASAFLYSGPAINVLSIVLTARVLGFELGLARAVGAISFSVLIGLAMALLFRNEEASRQQGFVELPSEEGRPLWKTVWHMASLVVFLVFANFAAPRSEGGLWTALYAVKWPVAGAALLFVLFTTRRWFSAEERQEWGQSTLGYALQVMPLLFGGVLVAGFLLGRPGHEALLPPSWVASLVGGNSVGANFFASLAGALMYFATLTEVPILQGLLGSGMGQGPALALLLAGPALSLPNMLVIRSVLGTKKTVAFVALVVSLSTLAGLIYGALVG; via the coding sequence ATGACCGAGACGAAGAAACTGCTCTGGATCGTCGGCGCCTTCCTGGCGGCCTACTTTCTGCCCGTGGCCGATCCCCGCGTGGCCAAGGCCTCCTTCGAGGCCCTGGCCATGCTCCACGAGTACGCCCGCGAACATGTCCTCCTCTGCCTCGTCCCGGCCTTCTTCATCGCCGGGGCCATATCGGTCTTCGTCAGCCAGCAGGCGGTGATGAAGTATCTCGGCGCGGGGGCGAAGAAGTGGGTGGCCTATTCCGTCGCCGCCGTCTCGGGGACCATTCTGGCCGTCTGCTCCTGCACGGTCCTCCCCCTCTTCGCCGGCATCTACAAGCGCGGCGCCGGTCTGGGCCCCGCCTCGGCCTTCCTCTACTCGGGGCCGGCCATCAACGTCCTCTCCATCGTCCTCACGGCCCGCGTCCTGGGCTTCGAGCTCGGCCTGGCCCGCGCCGTCGGGGCCATTTCCTTCAGCGTCCTCATCGGCCTGGCCATGGCCCTTCTCTTCCGCAACGAGGAGGCCTCGCGTCAGCAGGGCTTCGTCGAACTTCCCTCCGAGGAGGGACGTCCCCTCTGGAAGACGGTCTGGCACATGGCGAGCCTCGTCGTCTTTCTCGTCTTCGCCAATTTCGCCGCCCCCCGCAGCGAAGGCGGACTCTGGACGGCTCTCTACGCCGTCAAGTGGCCCGTCGCGGGGGCAGCCCTGCTTTTCGTCCTTTTCACGACGCGGCGCTGGTTCTCCGCTGAAGAGCGTCAGGAGTGGGGCCAGTCGACGCTGGGCTACGCCCTCCAGGTCATGCCCCTCCTCTTCGGCGGCGTCCTCGTCGCCGGATTTCTCCTGGGACGGCCCGGCCACGAGGCCCTTCTCCCCCCCTCCTGGGTGGCCTCTCTCGTGGGGGGCAACTCGGTGGGGGCCAACTTCTTCGCCTCTTTGGCCGGCGCCCTCATGTACTTCGCCACCCTCACCGAAGTGCCCATCCTTCAGGGGCTGCTGGGCTCCGGCATGGGACAGGGACCGGCTCTGGCCCTCCTTCTGGCGGGACCGGCCCTCTCTCTGCCCAACATGCTCGTCATCCGCAGCGTTTTGGGGACGAAAAAGACCGTCGCCTTCGTGGCCCTCGTCGTCTCCCTGTCCACCCTGGCCGGCCTGATCTACGGCGCCCTCGTCGGCTAG
- a CDS encoding arsenate reductase ArsC has protein sequence MEPLKVLFICGKNRARSQMAEAWLNRLGGGAFVAESAGLEPGPGVHPLAVAVMAEEGIDIAANSVDSVEAFFLEGREYDVVIAVCDAAKAGRCPVFPGKGERLHWPFDDPEGLEGTEEEKLAATRSIRDAIRSAVEAFIAARS, from the coding sequence ATGGAACCCTTGAAAGTCCTCTTCATCTGCGGGAAGAACCGGGCCCGGAGCCAGATGGCCGAGGCCTGGCTCAACAGACTGGGCGGCGGCGCCTTCGTCGCCGAAAGCGCCGGCCTCGAACCGGGCCCGGGCGTCCATCCTCTGGCCGTGGCCGTCATGGCCGAAGAGGGCATCGACATCGCGGCCAACAGCGTCGACAGCGTCGAGGCCTTTTTCCTCGAGGGGCGGGAATACGACGTCGTCATCGCCGTCTGCGACGCCGCCAAGGCCGGTCGCTGCCCCGTCTTTCCCGGGAAAGGCGAACGCCTTCACTGGCCCTTCGACGACCCCGAAGGCCTCGAGGGCACGGAGGAGGAGAAACTGGCCGCGACGCGGTCCATCCGCGACGCGATCCGCTCGGCCGTCGAGGCCTTCATCGCCGCCCGAAGCTGA
- a CDS encoding ArsR/SmtB family transcription factor yields MSDYLLERKVTIFKALAHPVRLAIAERLMEGERCVCEIAQWFPCDRTTISKHLAVLRNAGVITDRKEGLNVHYSLALTCLGRLSTCLDGAIRKEALESLRQIDDRD; encoded by the coding sequence TTGAGCGACTATCTGCTGGAACGGAAGGTGACCATCTTCAAGGCCCTGGCTCATCCCGTCCGGCTGGCCATCGCCGAACGGCTCATGGAGGGAGAGCGATGCGTCTGCGAGATCGCTCAGTGGTTCCCCTGCGACCGGACGACGATCAGCAAGCATCTGGCCGTCCTCCGCAACGCCGGCGTCATCACCGACCGCAAGGAGGGGCTCAACGTCCACTACTCCCTGGCCCTGACCTGCCTGGGGCGGCTTTCGACCTGCCTCGACGGAGCGATCCGCAAAGAGGCCCTGGAGAGCCTGCGGCAGATCGACGACAGGGACTGA